A part of Canis lupus familiaris isolate Mischka breed German Shepherd chromosome 4, alternate assembly UU_Cfam_GSD_1.0, whole genome shotgun sequence genomic DNA contains:
- the LOC102156730 gene encoding heterogeneous nuclear ribonucleoprotein A1-like isoform X2 has product MRDPNTKCSRGFGAMEEVDAAMNSRPCKVGRRVLEPKRAVSQEDSPRPGVLLTVKKIFVGGIKEDTEEHHLRDYFEQYGKIEVIESMTDRGSGKKRGFAFVTFDDHDSVDKIVIQKYHAANGHNRVVRKTLWKQEMASASSSQRGRSGSGNFGGGCGGGFGGNDNFGRGGNFSGQGGFAGSRGGGGSGGSGDGYNEFGNDGSNFGGGRSYNDFGNYNNQSSNFGPMKGGHFGGRSSGPYGGGDQYFAKPQNQGGCGGSRSSSYGSGRRF; this is encoded by the coding sequence ATGAGAGATCCAAACACCAAGTGCTCCAGAGGCTTTGGAGCAATGGAGGAGGTGGATGCAGCCATGAATTCAAGGCCGTGCAAGGTGGGCAGAAGAGTCctggaaccaaagagggctgtgTCCCAAGAAGATTCTCCAAGACCCGGTGTCctcttaactgtgaaaaagatttttgttggtggcattaaagaagacactgaagaacatcatctaagagattattttgaacagtatgggaaaattgaagtgattgagagcatgactgaccgaggcagtggcaaaaagagaggttttgcttttgtgacatttgatgaccatgactctgtagacaagattgtcattcaaaaataccatgCTGCGAATGGCCACAACCGTGTGGTAAGGAAAACCCTAtggaagcaagagatggctagtgcttcgtccagccaaagaggtcgaagtggttctggaaactttggtggtggttgtggaggtggttttggtgggaatgacaactttggtcgtggagggaacttcagtggtcaGGGTGGCTTCGctggcagtcgaggtggtggtggatcCGGTGGCAGTGGAGATGGTTATAACGAATTTGGTAATGacggaagcaactttggaggtggcagaagctataacgattttggcaattacaacaatcaatcctcaaattttggacccatgaaaggagggcattttggaggcagaagctctggcccctatggtggtggagaccaatactttgccaaaccacaaAACCAAGGTGGCTGTGGTGGTTCCAgaagcagcagctatggcagtggcagaaggttttaa